In Ascaphus truei isolate aAscTru1 chromosome 2, aAscTru1.hap1, whole genome shotgun sequence, the genomic stretch TTATATAATCATACTTACTTTGCATTTTGTATTATAAACTTCCTAGAAAATTGGCCCAGAAGATTATATTTTAAGTTATTTAGTTTTAGTCCGTGGAAATTTCAAAGGAggtataataaaaatgtgctgttGTGTACTTTTGTCTGCAGGTGACTAATTCTGTTAGCGCTAAGAATGGCAGTAGTCATCCGCTTACAGGGGCTTCCTTTTGTTGCTGACTCAGTTGATATTCGGCATTTCTTCCCTGGATTGAATATTCCTGATGGAGGTGTTCATATTATTGGTGGAAAACGTGGTGAGGCCTTTATTATATTTGCAACCGATGAAGATGCGCGGCGTGCCATGAGCCGTACAGGAGGACTTATTAAGAAATCTCGCATTCAACTTTTTCTCAGCAGCAAGACTGAAATGCAGAATACTTTTGAAATTAACCCGAAAGGAGACACGGATTCTACATCTGATTCAAAACACACTGGATCAAAACCAACTGAGGATATTTCCAAGATGTTGTCAGTTATTAGGAAAGGGATAGGTCAAAATAAGTCTGGTGATGAAGGTAAACCAAATCCTAGATTTAATAGTCGTAGTGGAGCAAGGCATGCTGATACCAATACATTCAAACCAAATTATAGTCCTGGAAAGAAAGAAACCAGGTTGTTCAATAAGGAGCagagtgtgtatttatttttatttgggctGCCATACAATGCAACAGTGGATGAAGTCAGAGACTTTTTTAATGGCCTGTGTGTGGTTGATGTGATCTTTCTTTTGCGCAAAAATCGTCGCAATGGAGATTGTCTTGTTAAATTTGCTACGGTTAGGGATGCTAATGCAGGACTTATGCGCCATAATGAGTACATGGGTCATAGATTTATACCTGTAAAGAAAAGTAATGAAGAAGAGTGGATCAATGCTGGTGGACATGTTGAGTCAACACACAAACCTATTCACCAAAGTAGAGAGCACTCTCCGAAACTGGGTAACAGTTATGGTCGTTCAAAAAATCTCTCTCGATCCAAATCTCCAAAGAAAAAAAGAGTGAGGTCCCGATCTCCTCATAATCAACAGTTTTATGTACACCTAAAAAATGTATCGTTTGGTGTAGAAAAACAggatattaaaatattttttgatGATCCCGAGATGGCGGACTCGCAGATTAAATTTCTACTTGACAAGCATAACAGAACAAGAGAAGGCTTTGTTATGTTCAAAAATGAGAGACAATATCAGAGGTGTCTTGACTTACACAAAAGCAACTTAACTGGACGACCA encodes the following:
- the LOC142481084 gene encoding RNA-binding protein 12B-B-like isoform X1 — its product is MAVVIRLQGLPFVADSVDIRHFFPGLNIPDGGVHIIGGKRGEAFIIFATDEDARRAMSRTGGLIKKSRIQLFLSSKTEMQNTFEINPKGDTDSTSDSKHTGSKPTEDISKMLSVIRKGIGQNKSGDEGKPNPRFNSRSGARHADTNTFKPNYSPGKKETRLFNKEQSVYLFLFGLPYNATVDEVRDFFNGLCVVDVIFLLRKNRRNGDCLVKFATVRDANAGLMRHNEYMGHRFIPVKKSNEEEWINAGGHVESTHKPIHQSREHSPKLGNSYGRSKNLSRSKSPKKKRVRSRSPHNQQFYVHLKNVSFGVEKQDIKIFFDDPEMADSQIKFLLDKHNRTREGFVMFKNERQYQRCLDLHKSNLTGRPVFLFPITRKSMLELIESYERQTPPKMDHSDEDFPKRPFRDSRSSIRRCIYVRNFPFDVSTSEIQKFFVGFPVNEEDIFLLNDDKGVGLGEALVKFPSVQQAITAEGLNRQQFLGTEVLLKRISEEEMKEFGISAYTDAPNRKDPSRSPAYRDEYPHGSPVHSSGLSDDFRHGSGHFKGSPERFRRPIHMDFGEDEPIERFDMGDRSIIEYNDAGPIHTQSFDGGSSGVTAIDMKNLPYTVTVAEILDFFYGYRVIPDSVNIRFSKKGWPTGFATVCIENYQEAVAMVNELNDRPVGKRKVSLKIKR